One region of Quercus lobata isolate SW786 chromosome 2, ValleyOak3.0 Primary Assembly, whole genome shotgun sequence genomic DNA includes:
- the LOC115971471 gene encoding LOW QUALITY PROTEIN: senescence-associated carboxylesterase 101-like (The sequence of the model RefSeq protein was modified relative to this genomic sequence to represent the inferred CDS: substituted 2 bases at 2 genomic stop codons) gives MQIDNSKPLIITGNSLGGSIATLFTLSLLEKFKISTTKHPLCITFGSPLIGDEGLQEAISNYPAWNSCFLHVVSDHDPVPRVLINGYKPFGTFLICLELGSSCFEDPQTILELLMAAYLGSPGNLDPNKVFESYGTFVEHLNRKKLCKDTTYHESLIDWTTLPLQARIITKLAAIGLVRSQPLQNIDINIIIAKTEKREKAMAMLNKQAFDPTRGLNEIKVNMAYLEQYKKVSKNNRIGYYDKYKIKNPIGMTTTDMDLVKYKKSLTSYWEEMVDQAEKRPXTLGRPLRTXLLFEGPNYRRIIEPLDIADYYNKGLIDYINKGRSKHYIQLEQWLKETKKPSSVPNELKKQNVVSSLTEDSCFWAHVEEALISCKLLSSGESSDEEKDSAKKKLIEFEKYVFDSMKNYAISSEIFLPRSSFMKGWGEYREIMRTSYSSSLSNLLKNDNNYETYANGSLEFPLNFV, from the exons ATGCAAATTGACAATTCCAAACCATTAATTATCACTGGAAACTCTCTAGGAGGGTCTATTGCCACTCTTTTCACCTTATCGttgttagaaaaattcaaaatttcaaccaCCAAACACCCACTTTGCATCACTTTTGGCTCACCCCTCATTGGTGATGAAGGCCTTCAAGAAGCCATATCAAACTATCCAGCATGGAACTCTTGCTTTTTACACGTGGTTTCTGACCATGATCCAGTTCCTAGAGTCTTAATTAATGGTTACAAGCCATTTGGCACATTTCTCATATGTTTGGAGTTGGGTTCTTCTTGTTTTGAAGACCCCCAAACCATTTTGGAGTTGTTGATGGCAGCCTATTTAGGGAGTCCTGGAAATCTAGATCCTAATAAGGTTTTTGAGTCCTATGGAACATTTGTGGAGCATCTCAACCGAAAGAAACTTTGCAAGGATACTACCTATCATGAGTCGTTAATTGATTGGACAACACTACCATTACAAGCAAGAATTATTACAAAACTAGCAGCAATTGGACTGGTGCGATCACAG CCACTGCAGAACATTGATATCAACATTATCATTGCGAAGACAGAAAAACGGGAAAAAGCGATGGCAATGTTAAACAAGCAGGCTTTTGATCCCACCAGGGGGTTGAatgaaataaaagtaaatatgGCGTATCTAGAACAGTATAAGAAAGTGTCTAAAAACAACAGAATTGGATACTATGACAAGTATAAGATTAAAAACCCTATTGGAATGACCACGACTGATATGGATCTGGTAAAGTATAAAAAATCCCTCACAAGTTATTGGGAAGAAATGGTTGATCAAGCAGAGAAAAGGCCCTAGACATTAGGCCGCCCCCTTCGTACCTGATTGCTCTTTGAGGGACCAAATTACCGAAGGATAATTGAGCCACTAGACATAGCTGACTACTACAACAAGGGCCTAATAGACTACATAAATAAAGGAAGGTCTAAACATTACATACAATTGGAGCAATGGCtgaaagaaactaaaaaacctTCAAGTGTTCCAAATGAATTGAAGAAACAGAATGTGGTGTCAAGTCTAACAGAGGATTCTTGCTTTTGGGCACATGTTGAGGAGGCTCTAATTTCATGCAAATTGCTGAGTAGCGGAGAATCAAGTGATGAGGAGAAAGACTCTGCAAAGAAAAAACTGATTGAGTTTGAAAAGTATGTATTTGATTCGATGAAAAATTATGCAATATCTTCCGAGATTTTCTTACCTAGGAGTAGCTTCATGAAAGGGTGGGGAGAGTATAGAGAGATTATGAGAACTTCTTATAGCTCTAGTCTCTCTAACTTATTGAAGAATGACAACAATTACGAGACATATGCTAATGGCTCCCTAGAGtttcctttaaattttgtatga